AAGAAGTCAATCGCTTTCTGGAATTGTCCGAGATTTTTGTATGCAGCACCCAGATTATTTATAGATATTGCTTCCCCCTCGCGATCTTTGATCTCGCGATAGATTATAAGAGCCGACTCAAGTACTGGAATCGCTTCTCGATAGCGACTGGTTTGATATAACTCAGCCCCTTGCTTTCTTAATCGATCTGCCTGAGCTTTGCGATCCTGCACCGTCTGAGCCTGCACAGATTCCACACTACCAAACAAAGGTACACCAACCCACAAAGCTGCGATTACCGCTAAACCAAACACCTGATACCGCATCACCAACCTCTCATGACTCACATTAATTAATAGTTAACTCTATTCTCCCAAATCAATGCCTAATTTTCTTAGTTTTTCGGTAAGACGATCTGCCCTTGCCTTTTCCTGATCTGCCCGTTGATTAGCCGCCAAATTCGCGCTATATAACTCCTCTGGCGTGAGCAACTTCTCTCCATTATCCAGACGATAAAACCCGATCAGAAACTCCTCAGCCTGTAACTTGAGTTGCAATACCTCGCTACAATTATCGCGAATCGGCTTATACACACCATCCTCATTCAGTCGATAGCCTTGCAACTGCTCTGTAATCCATTCTCCATAGGGATCGAATAGCCAGTATTCAGTTACTCCCAACTTCTCGTATAGTGTCTTCTTAAAGTTCCAATCAGTTTCCTTCGTCCCTGCCGATGTCACCTCAAAAATAATTGCTGGTGTTTGCCTTCCTTCCCAAATTTTGTAATTGGCATAAAGGCGTTTTTCGATATCAAACACGACCATCACATCTGGCGCAACTCTAGCTCTGGGATTGCCTTCAATATAATAGAGAAATTGATCGGCAAAAACAACGGCTGGCTGCTCCTGCAAATATAACCGCAAGAGCGCAAGAGCCATCAAAATTGCCAGAACGTGCTGTTGAGTTTCTGCTAAGGGTTCTCCATCGGAACTGGGATAGATGATCTCTAAGGTTGCCGAATTGGTGGCTAATGCGATCGCCTGATCCTCTGTATCTACTTTAGGTTGCGATCGCTCTTCGGTAATGGCTACCATAACGCTCTAGGGCTGATTATTTATCGAAATTATATCACACGCTTACAGACAGCATACTTATAACCCATTCCCAATCAAAATAAAAGCAGCCCAGTAATAAGGATGAGCAAAGTTGGTCTTTGATCTAGTTTGGGCATTAGCTCTTGGTCTCGGCTCGATAACTATTTGTCCACTTTTATTCTTAGATGTTTCAGCCTCGCTTTCACTACGCAATAGACTTAACTGCGCCTGTTGCAAAGCTTCTGCTCTTCCCTGTAGCTTTTTACCATTTACTCCCGCTAAATTTTGATAGAATCTTTGCATTAGGATACTAGTACTGCGATCGCTCACCGCCCACAGGGAAGCGATCACCGTCTCTACTCCACCTGCCAAGAAATAGTAACCCATCCCTGCAATCTCAATTCCATCAGGATCAGTACCACCTAAAGCAGTCTCACAAGCGGATAGAACGACCATCTGCACATCACCAATATAATCCGTCAGGGTCTGGATACTTGGCAAGAAGAGTTTAGTGCCATCTCCCATCATCAAAAAAGAGTTTTCACGATCGCCTGTGACAAATTTGCCGTGGGTAGCAATATGCAAGAAATTATTTCCCTTGAGACGATCGCGAATACCCGCATAGGTAAACTCTTCATTCAAAATTTGTTTACCCGTAAATATACCTCTAATATCGTTTTTCTGATCCTCTTTGACGATTTCATCTAGCTCAGCAACCACATTCGGCAATGGATTAAAACCTGCTACCCGATTTGACAATCCTCCTGCGAGGATACGCAATTTTTCTGAGCCTAACAGAGGTTGACCAACTCTCGTTAAGTCCGCTGATAAAATTGTTGATATTTTATAGTTTTCTACTAAATAATTATTGCCATTGTGGAGAGAAGCCATCGGTACATAGCGAATAATACGATCAAGGGAAAAGATTAAATGTTTGATATTTTTATTCTCGATCTCCTTGGTGATCGGTGATAGCAATATCTCGTAGAGAGTTTTACTTTTAGCTTTTAGTGTAGCCAAGTCTGAGTTTGGATCTTTAAGCAATTCTAAATATTGAGTAATTAAGTTAGTCAGTTCTTTTCGATCAATCTCCTTGTATCTGGTTGACACTATAACTACATCATCAGAAGCGATCGCCAATGTAATCCAAATTCGATTTTCGACCACTAAAGGATAGATTAAGATTGCCCCTTCTTCTTTGATGAGTAGATCGCGGATACTTTTGTTATTACGAACCTTTTCAGGGTCGAGTACTGATTCTTCCTTGATGATGCGATTCTTAATATATGTTTTGAGGTTTGCTAAGGATTGTGTAAATTGCGTGGCTAGG
This portion of the Pseudanabaena sp. ABRG5-3 genome encodes:
- a CDS encoding Uma2 family endonuclease, translating into MVAITEERSQPKVDTEDQAIALATNSATLEIIYPSSDGEPLAETQQHVLAILMALALLRLYLQEQPAVVFADQFLYYIEGNPRARVAPDVMVVFDIEKRLYANYKIWEGRQTPAIIFEVTSAGTKETDWNFKKTLYEKLGVTEYWLFDPYGEWITEQLQGYRLNEDGVYKPIRDNCSEVLQLKLQAEEFLIGFYRLDNGEKLLTPEELYSANLAANQRADQEKARADRLTEKLRKLGIDLGE